A region from the Campylobacter blaseri genome encodes:
- a CDS encoding ATPase, T2SS/T4P/T4SS family produces MSESVILNNILGVLTPYLNLKANELIFNKPCEINVDYGDHWEIINDTKLDLKFLNNFLIELATRRNQRFSETHCHLSCELPEPFLRYRVQAQHKSSLFNSEIAICIRIPSKENFKLESFVLSDKVRLDGWNYEKIKELIREKKNVLLSGGTGSGKTSFLNSLMGEIDPNERVVTIEDSQELRVENINKTQLAVPKIANEVYSYQIAIDNAMRLRPDRLFLGEIDIRNTFSFLRVNNTGHAGNLSTLHANSPKDAIKAIKTNIILGGGLSSVDDKMLDSLIITAIDYIIQIERVKNQRVVTDILNLKEDMVRIVA; encoded by the coding sequence ATGAGTGAGAGTGTAATACTTAATAATATACTAGGAGTGCTAACACCATACCTAAATTTAAAAGCAAATGAGCTTATTTTTAATAAACCATGCGAAATAAATGTAGATTATGGCGATCACTGGGAGATAATAAACGATACAAAACTAGATCTTAAATTTTTAAATAATTTCTTGATAGAACTTGCTACAAGGAGAAATCAAAGGTTTAGTGAAACACACTGCCATCTATCGTGTGAACTACCTGAGCCGTTTTTAAGATATAGGGTTCAGGCACAGCACAAATCAAGTCTTTTTAATAGCGAAATAGCAATCTGTATAAGAATACCAAGTAAAGAAAATTTCAAATTAGAAAGCTTTGTTTTAAGTGATAAAGTTAGACTTGATGGCTGGAATTACGAAAAAATAAAAGAACTAATAAGAGAAAAAAAGAATGTGCTACTAAGTGGTGGAACAGGAAGTGGAAAAACAAGCTTTTTAAACTCACTAATGGGCGAAATTGATCCCAATGAGAGAGTAGTAACAATTGAAGACAGCCAAGAGTTAAGAGTTGAAAACATAAATAAAACTCAACTTGCAGTCCCAAAAATAGCAAATGAAGTCTATAGCTACCAAATAGCAATAGACAATGCTATGAGACTCCGACCTGATAGGCTATTCTTAGGCGAAATAGATATAAGAAATACCTTCTCATTTCTAAGAGTTAATAACACAGGACACGCAGGAAACCTAAGTACATTACACGCTAACAGCCCAAAAGATGCAATAAAAGCTATAAAAACAAACATAATACTAGGCGGTGGCTTATCAAGTGTAGACGACAAGATGTTGGATAGCTTAATTATTACGGCAATAGACTATATTATCCAAATAGAAAGAGTTAAAAATCAAAGAGTAGTAACTGACATCTTAAATTTAAAAGAAGATATGGTAAGGATTGTAGCATGA
- the mobC gene encoding plasmid mobilization relaxosome protein MobC has product MKKTRHHIYLTEADNRILKQLSDKRNQSRSAVVRKLIQTQKYRDNLQEIETNNRIIGSYLKEFSHIGTNINQIAYHLNANITNHEEAKTDLEKNIVKLMQKIKELNEKVDTLKIKINVPHIKIKTPSSIEEQDGIQEYEIKREENE; this is encoded by the coding sequence ATGAAAAAGACAAGACACCACATATACTTAACAGAAGCCGATAATAGAATTTTAAAACAACTATCAGATAAGAGAAATCAAAGCAGATCCGCAGTTGTTAGAAAACTAATTCAAACCCAAAAATACAGAGATAATTTACAAGAGATAGAAACTAACAATAGAATAATTGGCAGTTATTTAAAAGAATTTAGCCATATCGGAACGAATATAAATCAAATAGCATACCATCTAAATGCAAATATAACAAATCATGAAGAAGCAAAAACAGACCTTGAAAAAAACATCGTGAAGCTAATGCAGAAGATAAAAGAGTTAAATGAAAAGGTTGATACACTAAAAATCAAGATAAATGTACCGCACATAAAAATAAAAACCCCAAGCAGTATAGAAGAGCAAGATGGCATACAAGAATACGAAATAAAAAGGGAAGAAAATGAGTGA
- a CDS encoding type IV secretory system conjugative DNA transfer family protein: protein MSDTQKFSTKKWIAVFITSLLMGVVAYLGMVKLIFNPDLANVPIVALKILNNIGEPTLKFKAYVALLMLIAPFLMCVVWWMLPYLKDNEDYGSARFAIPKDFKNMKINYDTGLVLGCLDIDSNNPKFIRATQPLSTLVVAPPGSGKTAGMIIPNLLSVPNSCVVLDIKGELYEKTAGYRQKYFNNEIQLFSPFSWDNTLFFNPFDNSLIKDMQYLHIKKLAEQIASTIFVGEQGKENDHWIVSAKTMFVFFAEYFMQKNKHATLAQLAQAPKADYFDVLEDKFLDEALEEIDEDNPEKERERDYDVDTFRIWLKQTSFDETIDENTRNQARAYSKAAENEFASIKSTYDTFMKVFTNPQVASATSKMSFTFEDLREKRISMYVVVQTEDMEILAPLVRIFIETLFKKLMSGHECSDIDKFIYCYLDEFVRFGKMPFLLEAPALCRSYGLLPVFVTQSYEQVKKYYGEDDMNIVKNNSGYQVIFNMNSDKDAEDTSRLIGDYTNIKISRSQGNLELFKSNISKSKEAKRLVTSQDLKNQDSSDILILVKGFFKLPIKAKVPYWFKMKQWSNADKIKIVSIENPQDGLEINKEEKSTTDNKSEETIEQTKNEFNEKKMQRDELLRALKIRVNRE from the coding sequence ATGAGTGATACACAGAAATTCAGCACCAAAAAATGGATAGCCGTATTTATAACATCGTTATTGATGGGAGTGGTGGCATACTTAGGAATGGTCAAGCTCATTTTTAACCCAGATTTAGCAAATGTTCCGATAGTTGCTCTCAAAATTTTAAATAACATCGGAGAGCCAACATTAAAATTTAAAGCATATGTAGCACTTTTAATGCTTATAGCTCCATTTTTAATGTGTGTAGTGTGGTGGATGTTGCCATACCTAAAAGACAATGAAGACTACGGCTCAGCTAGATTTGCGATTCCAAAAGATTTTAAAAATATGAAAATTAACTACGATACTGGTTTGGTGCTTGGTTGTCTTGATATTGACAGTAACAATCCAAAATTCATAAGAGCAACACAACCGCTTTCAACATTAGTCGTTGCACCTCCTGGAAGTGGTAAAACCGCAGGTATGATAATTCCAAATTTGCTAAGTGTACCTAACTCTTGCGTAGTTTTAGACATAAAAGGGGAGTTATATGAAAAAACGGCTGGATATCGCCAAAAATATTTTAACAATGAAATTCAACTTTTCTCCCCTTTTAGTTGGGATAATACGCTATTTTTTAATCCGTTTGACAATAGCCTTATAAAAGATATGCAGTATTTGCATATCAAAAAACTAGCCGAACAGATAGCATCAACGATTTTTGTAGGCGAACAAGGCAAAGAAAACGATCACTGGATAGTATCAGCAAAAACTATGTTTGTATTTTTTGCAGAATATTTTATGCAAAAAAATAAACACGCAACATTAGCACAACTAGCACAAGCACCAAAAGCCGATTATTTTGATGTGTTAGAAGATAAATTTTTAGATGAAGCATTAGAAGAAATAGATGAAGATAATCCTGAAAAAGAAAGAGAAAGAGATTATGATGTTGATACTTTTAGAATATGGCTAAAACAAACTAGTTTTGATGAGACAATAGATGAAAATACTAGAAATCAAGCCAGAGCTTACAGCAAAGCTGCAGAAAATGAGTTTGCTAGTATAAAATCAACCTACGATACATTTATGAAAGTTTTTACTAATCCACAAGTAGCAAGTGCAACAAGTAAAATGAGCTTTACATTTGAAGATTTAAGAGAAAAAAGAATATCAATGTATGTCGTAGTTCAAACTGAAGACATGGAAATTTTAGCTCCTTTAGTGCGAATTTTTATAGAAACATTATTTAAAAAATTAATGAGTGGGCATGAGTGCAGTGATATAGATAAATTTATATATTGCTATTTGGATGAATTCGTCCGATTTGGCAAAATGCCATTTTTGCTTGAAGCACCAGCACTATGCAGAAGCTATGGATTACTCCCAGTGTTTGTTACACAAAGCTATGAACAAGTAAAAAAATACTATGGCGAAGATGATATGAATATAGTTAAAAACAATAGTGGATATCAAGTTATTTTTAATATGAATAGTGACAAGGATGCTGAAGACACAAGTAGGCTAATAGGAGATTATACGAATATAAAGATTAGCCGAAGTCAGGGAAACTTAGAATTATTTAAAAGCAACATCTCAAAGAGCAAAGAAGCCAAAAGGCTAGTAACCTCACAGGACTTAAAAAATCAAGATAGTAGCGATATTTTAATTTTGGTAAAGGGTTTCTTTAAGCTACCAATTAAAGCCAAAGTGCCATATTGGTTTAAGATGAAGCAATGGAGTAATGCAGATAAAATAAAAATAGTATCAATAGAAAATCCACAAGATGGGCTAGAAATCAATAAAGAAGAAAAATCCACAACAGACAACAAAAGCGAAGAAACAATAGAGCAAACAAAAAATGAATTTAATGAGAAAAAAATGCAAAGAGATGAGCTATTAAGAGCTTTAAAAATCAGAGTAAATAGGGAGTAA
- a CDS encoding ArdC-like ssDNA-binding domain-containing protein, with the protein MAKEQERKSWEQMNNAEKKESFDKYAKFKLFEAHKTTKADWQKDMSKKEVDNTIPYNALTGRTYSRETSMLLRAEMAIKGYNKAQFVTMEQGNAMGGVLKLKHDEQTGEILKTKNGKDARVDGVKMLYIANYEMRPKIDKDGKEVTAVVKDKDGNIKIDENTKKPLTYVVKEKIPIEPRLETRTLYHVSQFDGLDESKVKDRDLTAVHNYRETAKSQAYEVKVDYGKTLGISGNLEKQLNNLTLAQIKGVDYFNPAKRLDMSKEENKTISKEEDKAKGKKSTKKKTKEKDNSLDQGR; encoded by the coding sequence ATGGCAAAAGAGCAAGAGAGAAAAAGTTGGGAGCAGATGAATAACGCAGAGAAAAAAGAAAGTTTTGATAAGTATGCAAAATTTAAACTTTTTGAAGCACACAAAACCACAAAAGCCGACTGGCAAAAAGATATGAGTAAAAAAGAAGTAGACAATACAATTCCATATAATGCATTAACTGGCAGAACATACTCAAGAGAAACTAGTATGTTACTAAGAGCAGAAATGGCGATAAAAGGTTATAACAAAGCTCAGTTTGTAACTATGGAACAAGGAAATGCTATGGGTGGAGTACTAAAGCTAAAACACGATGAACAAACAGGCGAAATTTTAAAGACTAAGAATGGCAAAGATGCAAGAGTTGATGGTGTAAAAATGCTTTATATTGCAAACTATGAGATGAGACCTAAGATTGACAAGGATGGCAAAGAAGTCACGGCTGTGGTTAAAGATAAGGACGGCAATATCAAGATAGACGAGAATACCAAAAAACCGCTCACTTACGTAGTTAAAGAAAAAATTCCGATTGAACCAAGACTAGAAACAAGAACTCTTTATCATGTGAGTCAGTTTGATGGACTAGACGAGAGCAAGGTAAAAGACAGGGATTTAACCGCTGTTCACAATTACAGAGAAACAGCCAAAAGCCAAGCATACGAAGTAAAGGTCGATTATGGCAAAACTCTAGGCATTAGCGGAAATTTGGAAAAGCAACTAAATAATCTAACATTAGCCCAAATCAAAGGTGTGGATTATTTTAACCCAGCTAAAAGACTTGATATGAGTAAAGAAGAAAATAAAACCATATCAAAAGAAGAAGATAAAGCCAAAGGCAAAAAATCAACTAAGAAAAAAACTAAAGAGAAAGATAATAGTTTGGATCAAGGTAGATAA
- a CDS encoding type IV secretion system protein — MAEQQVAKELLTDSNWINKTQNIMQENVMSLFEKFYQGAHDIVYSSAVTTVIILIVVYWLLDKLKNGYPTRDESFGAIKYIISLCFIYAMLSSFDAYTGFLNFLTIPESVITAVVSSIFQSQDFGTIVTESANKVDNLRASMWDYGTTQYLKSQSWNFGFFEVNGPADYLMAGVVTAFLMIPFWIFYAGFFILLIGIVIVIFFSKFTAFLILSTLPLIIPFLIFSRFRPYLWSWYKLYLSYAIIAPLAFIALNLAMNPILQLEKFQNNIAEIFLKQFEYLITGSITCITAIFILKRIPSWINAVLGTQMESGSGGVVAGAVAGGIAGKTLLGGLARKASGGSFIGGALQSFGRATGGNAVGHITKTGIDASINMGKDIGKGAKILGIGTYNTYKAFRGGYAIP, encoded by the coding sequence ATGGCAGAACAACAAGTCGCAAAAGAGCTACTTACCGATAGTAATTGGATAAATAAAACACAAAACATAATGCAAGAAAATGTAATGAGCCTGTTTGAAAAATTTTATCAAGGAGCTCATGACATAGTTTATTCATCTGCAGTAACGACTGTCATAATTTTAATAGTCGTTTATTGGCTACTAGATAAACTTAAAAACGGTTATCCAACAAGAGATGAATCATTTGGGGCAATAAAATATATAATATCACTTTGTTTTATCTATGCGATGTTAAGTTCATTTGACGCTTACACGGGATTTTTAAATTTTTTAACAATTCCAGAAAGTGTCATTACAGCAGTGGTTAGCTCAATTTTTCAAAGTCAGGATTTTGGGACTATCGTAACAGAATCAGCAAATAAAGTAGATAATTTAAGAGCATCGATGTGGGATTATGGAACAACACAATACCTAAAATCACAATCTTGGAATTTTGGATTTTTTGAAGTTAATGGTCCAGCAGACTATTTAATGGCTGGGGTAGTAACCGCATTTTTAATGATTCCATTTTGGATATTTTATGCAGGATTTTTTATACTTTTAATAGGAATTGTAATAGTTATATTTTTTAGTAAATTTACAGCATTTTTGATTTTAAGCACCTTGCCTCTAATTATTCCATTTTTAATATTCTCAAGGTTTAGACCATATTTGTGGAGCTGGTATAAATTGTACTTATCATATGCAATTATAGCTCCTTTAGCATTTATAGCTTTAAATTTAGCTATGAATCCAATACTGCAACTTGAAAAATTTCAAAACAACATAGCGGAAATATTTTTAAAACAATTTGAGTATTTAATAACAGGATCTATTACTTGCATTACGGCAATTTTTATACTTAAAAGAATTCCAAGCTGGATAAATGCTGTTTTAGGCACTCAAATGGAAAGTGGAAGCGGTGGAGTAGTAGCAGGAGCCGTAGCTGGTGGAATAGCTGGAAAAACACTACTTGGTGGACTAGCTAGAAAAGCCAGTGGTGGAAGTTTTATAGGCGGGGCTTTGCAAAGCTTTGGTAGAGCGACTGGTGGAAATGCGGTTGGACATATTACGAAAACAGGAATTGATGCGAGTATTAACATGGGAAAGGATATAGGAAAAGGGGCAAAAATACTAGGAATTGGAACATATAACACCTACAAGGCATTTAGAGGTGGATATGCGATACCGTAA
- a CDS encoding type IA DNA topoisomerase, which yields MQNTIIIIESPNKCEKIEKITGAKVYATKGHFKELSKEIVSNYQDYTPIFEIKKEKKYQINQIFNECKGKDVIIATDPDREGYGIGYMVYDTIKNIAKSIKRAEFHEITESGIKKGLDRAVPFTNSNLKEFDSFKARAVGDKLVGFIMSPTYINKLNDKNISVGRVQTPALALIVKRELEIKEFNKNPASKQISYKIKAKLQTRDGIEFNAINDNIFTSKEEANAKIAEFANAMAKVYQIDTKQIKIKPNAPFRTSQLQEIASKRLGFSSDKTMSLAQKLFEKGLITYHRTDSNTISDEFINEVEAKFKEQEWYEKREYKAGVQSQAQAHEAIRISHVHEYTKIEEIGVKENLSDDEKALYELIFLNSVQSQAKNAINENTTYDISITTLSFKTKTSKCIYNGFKGALKEESQDDEDKDEEVLEITLNLKQGDEVKITGYELAEVKKQAPKHYKESNFISLLEKEGIGRPSTYATFLPTLLKREYVIIEKKGKNQIIIATSKGINFIKTIKANDEWVSQSEFTKQMESVLDEISDGKVGYLDFIKPLHEKMGFVKLNSGETKPPSDKQLEWAKSIAKNINLELPKGIERDWKICSNFIEKNKDKDVRPPSDKQLAFAKKLATDNKVELPNGIEKDVKICSNFIDKHIKKK from the coding sequence ATGCAAAACACGATAATTATAATTGAAAGCCCAAATAAATGTGAGAAAATAGAAAAAATTACTGGTGCAAAAGTTTATGCTACAAAAGGACATTTTAAAGAGTTAAGTAAAGAGATTGTGTCTAATTATCAAGATTATACTCCAATATTTGAAATAAAAAAAGAAAAAAAATATCAAATAAATCAAATTTTTAATGAGTGCAAAGGCAAAGATGTAATAATTGCAACAGACCCAGATCGTGAAGGTTACGGAATAGGCTATATGGTATATGACACAATAAAAAATATAGCAAAAAGTATAAAAAGGGCAGAATTCCACGAAATAACAGAAAGTGGAATCAAAAAAGGACTTGATCGTGCTGTGCCATTTACTAACTCAAATTTAAAAGAATTTGATAGTTTCAAAGCAAGAGCTGTAGGCGATAAACTAGTGGGCTTTATTATGAGTCCAACATATATAAATAAATTAAATGATAAAAATATAAGTGTCGGTAGAGTCCAAACTCCAGCACTTGCATTAATCGTTAAGCGAGAGCTTGAAATCAAAGAGTTCAACAAAAACCCTGCTTCAAAGCAAATAAGCTATAAAATCAAAGCAAAACTACAAACGAGAGACGGCATAGAATTTAATGCAATAAACGACAATATATTTACTTCAAAAGAAGAAGCAAATGCAAAAATAGCTGAATTTGCTAATGCAATGGCAAAAGTGTATCAAATAGACACAAAGCAAATCAAAATAAAACCTAATGCTCCATTTAGAACGAGCCAACTCCAAGAAATAGCTAGTAAAAGATTAGGATTTAGCTCAGATAAAACTATGAGTCTAGCTCAAAAGTTATTTGAGAAAGGCTTAATTACATACCACAGAACGGATAGTAACACAATATCAGATGAGTTTATAAACGAAGTAGAAGCTAAATTTAAAGAACAGGAATGGTATGAAAAAAGGGAATATAAAGCAGGAGTTCAGAGTCAAGCACAAGCTCACGAAGCGATAAGAATATCGCACGTACATGAATATACCAAAATAGAAGAAATCGGAGTAAAAGAAAACTTAAGTGACGATGAAAAGGCATTATATGAACTAATCTTTTTAAATTCAGTTCAAAGTCAAGCTAAAAATGCAATCAATGAAAACACTACATACGACATCAGTATAACAACACTAAGCTTTAAAACAAAAACCAGTAAATGCATTTATAATGGATTTAAAGGGGCGTTAAAAGAAGAATCACAAGATGATGAAGATAAGGATGAAGAAGTACTAGAAATTACTCTAAATTTAAAGCAAGGCGACGAAGTAAAAATAACAGGATATGAACTAGCTGAAGTTAAAAAACAAGCACCAAAACATTATAAAGAGAGTAATTTTATCTCCCTTTTAGAAAAAGAAGGTATTGGAAGACCAAGTACTTATGCGACATTCTTACCCACACTACTTAAAAGAGAGTATGTGATTATAGAGAAAAAAGGGAAGAATCAAATTATCATAGCAACAAGCAAGGGGATAAATTTTATCAAAACTATTAAAGCAAACGATGAATGGGTAAGTCAGAGCGAATTTACGAAGCAGATGGAGAGTGTACTAGATGAGATAAGCGATGGTAAAGTTGGCTATTTAGACTTTATCAAGCCTTTACATGAAAAGATGGGATTTGTAAAATTAAACTCAGGCGAAACAAAGCCACCAAGCGATAAACAACTAGAATGGGCAAAGAGTATAGCTAAAAACATAAATTTAGAACTTCCAAAAGGAATTGAAAGAGACTGGAAAATATGCTCAAATTTTATTGAGAAAAACAAAGATAAAGACGTGCGACCGCCAAGCGATAAACAACTAGCTTTTGCAAAGAAACTAGCGACAGATAACAAAGTAGAGTTACCAAATGGCATAGAAAAAGATGTCAAAATCTGTTCAAATTTTATAGATAAGCACATAAAGAAGAAATAA
- a CDS encoding adenine-specific methyltransferase EcoRI family protein — protein MANKEKKQNVYFMKAKYEVDDEFYTNYHEIKKELDDYKSHFKGKIVVCPCNDGKKSNFYHYFKLNFKELELQKLITTTFNINDQNAKGTKIEITTKEKKETQLHGRGDFRSDEIREIIAQGDIIVTNPPFSLFRDLIEIVESEKKKFLIVGGTYSITYKMIFELYEKGKIWLGNNQVNIFTRPDGTKKRFSNISWFTNLKSIKHLEPIKLTKRYKNNEHKYPEYDNYKAIEVTSYKDIPIDYYGIIGVPLTFFLRHNPAQFNILGCDFQIKEKYPELVKQDFTQSNTKSAVLNGQEMFTRIIVQRKNGLMPRIKLQNQF, from the coding sequence ATGGCTAATAAAGAGAAAAAGCAAAATGTCTACTTTATGAAAGCAAAATACGAAGTAGATGATGAATTTTACACAAACTATCACGAAATCAAAAAAGAGCTAGATGATTACAAATCACATTTTAAAGGCAAGATTGTAGTGTGTCCTTGTAATGATGGAAAGAAAAGTAATTTTTATCATTATTTTAAATTAAATTTTAAAGAACTAGAATTACAAAAGCTTATAACTACGACTTTTAATATCAATGACCAAAATGCAAAGGGAACAAAAATAGAAATTACAACAAAAGAAAAAAAAGAAACCCAATTGCACGGACGTGGCGATTTTAGAAGCGATGAAATAAGAGAAATAATTGCACAGGGCGATATAATCGTAACAAATCCGCCATTTTCACTTTTTAGAGACTTAATAGAGATTGTAGAGAGTGAGAAAAAGAAATTTTTAATAGTCGGTGGTACATACTCAATCACTTATAAAATGATATTTGAATTATATGAAAAAGGCAAAATATGGCTAGGAAATAATCAAGTAAATATATTTACTAGACCAGATGGCACAAAAAAGCGTTTTTCAAACATAAGCTGGTTTACAAACCTAAAGAGCATTAAACACTTAGAGCCAATAAAACTAACAAAAAGATATAAAAACAACGAGCATAAATATCCCGAATACGATAATTACAAAGCCATAGAAGTAACCAGCTATAAAGATATACCAATTGATTATTACGGTATAATCGGCGTTCCACTAACATTTTTTTTAAGGCACAATCCAGCTCAATTTAATATATTGGGCTGTGATTTTCAAATCAAAGAGAAGTATCCCGAGCTTGTAAAGCAAGATTTTACACAAAGCAACACAAAATCAGCCGTGCTTAATGGACAAGAGATGTTTACAAGAATAATAGTACAAAGAAAAAATGGCTTAATGCCTAGAATAAAATTACAAAACCAATTTTAA
- a CDS encoding AAA family ATPase, whose product MIVSICNEKGGSGKSTLATNIAINQSLSKNELPLLMDTDPQKSIATFLNIRNEENKPKVFDFTYKYGENLKEFLQNYNGNKDIIIDTGGRDSREMRIAIALSDMIIIPTIPSQFDVSVLDKMVNVIKMAKEQNEKLIAYIVINRASTNPFLYKKIESLKSFIEEIEQDYIKLAETIIYERERYKVATQLGLGVVEIKDGNKAESEIKNLCLELFNTNK is encoded by the coding sequence ATGATTGTATCGATTTGCAATGAAAAAGGAGGAAGTGGAAAAAGTACCTTAGCAACAAATATTGCCATTAATCAAAGTTTATCTAAAAACGAACTACCGCTATTAATGGATACTGATCCACAAAAATCGATAGCTACATTTTTAAACATAAGAAACGAAGAAAACAAACCAAAGGTTTTTGATTTTACATATAAATATGGCGAAAATTTAAAAGAATTCTTGCAAAACTATAATGGCAACAAAGACATTATAATTGATACAGGCGGAAGAGATAGTAGAGAGATGAGAATAGCTATTGCATTAAGTGATATGATTATAATTCCAACAATCCCAAGCCAGTTTGATGTTAGTGTGCTAGATAAAATGGTTAATGTTATAAAAATGGCAAAAGAACAAAACGAAAAACTCATAGCATATATAGTAATCAACAGGGCTTCAACAAATCCTTTTTTATATAAAAAGATCGAGAGTTTAAAAAGCTTTATAGAAGAGATAGAGCAAGATTATATAAAATTAGCTGAAACAATCATATATGAGCGAGAACGCTACAAAGTGGCAACTCAACTAGGGCTTGGTGTGGTTGAAATAAAAGATGGCAACAAGGCGGAAAGCGAAATTAAAAACTTATGTCTTGAACTTTTTAATACAAATAAATAG
- a CDS encoding replication initiation protein: MLEVSKKNFKKTDGSLVFKNKMNSILFPVNFTARDYDIFFTICWFAKQKGYAENKGFIEMPYSEIARFFDKGINKTRFNDEVKSFANKVLGKDGAAIYRTLEITDDDEILSLGVFFTDIKAFRNQQILRFKMNPIALDILFGVLKFMKINLYDFVAIKGKFAKTLYRLLLQYENIKPDKDGFKCVKFSRFDFENLMAVPDYYESSNIDSRVILPSIKELNENYFKKLMFEKQFLVNDNKKIIGYSFKFILKGDMAS; the protein is encoded by the coding sequence GTGCTAGAAGTTTCAAAAAAGAATTTTAAAAAAACAGACGGCTCTCTTGTTTTTAAAAATAAGATGAATTCTATTTTGTTTCCAGTTAATTTTACGGCTAGAGATTATGATATATTCTTTACGATTTGCTGGTTTGCAAAGCAAAAAGGATATGCAGAAAATAAAGGCTTTATAGAAATGCCTTACTCTGAAATTGCTAGATTTTTTGACAAAGGGATAAATAAAACTAGGTTTAACGATGAAGTTAAAAGTTTTGCAAATAAAGTTCTTGGCAAGGACGGTGCAGCAATATATAGAACCCTTGAAATTACAGATGACGATGAAATTTTAAGTTTGGGTGTATTTTTTACCGATATTAAAGCCTTTAGAAATCAACAAATTTTACGCTTTAAAATGAATCCTATTGCCTTAGATATTCTCTTTGGCGTTCTTAAATTTATGAAAATTAATTTATATGATTTTGTAGCCATAAAAGGCAAATTTGCAAAAACTCTTTATCGATTATTGCTCCAATATGAAAATATAAAACCTGATAAAGATGGTTTTAAATGTGTTAAATTTAGCCGATTTGATTTTGAGAACCTTATGGCTGTGCCAGATTATTACGAGTCCAGCAATATTGATAGTAGAGTAATTTTGCCATCCATAAAGGAGTTAAATGAAAACTACTTTAAGAAACTTATGTTTGAAAAGCAGTTTCTAGTAAATGATAATAAAAAAATCATTGGATATTCATTCAAATTTATATTAAAAGGTGATATGGCTTCATAA